The following are encoded together in the Cicer arietinum cultivar CDC Frontier isolate Library 1 chromosome 2, Cicar.CDCFrontier_v2.0, whole genome shotgun sequence genome:
- the LOC101490129 gene encoding oligoribonuclease, which translates to MEQFANSFSVLELDADDSHIQPLPSGSSGKKANGNTLPTKKEKQDQQNPVTSSSEYRLPLVWIDLEMTGLNIEVDRILEIACIITDGNLAKSVEGPDLVIHQTKECLDAMGEWCQSHHAASGLTKKVLQSTVSEREAEKQVIEFVKRHIGTYTPLLAGNSIYVDFQYLKKYMPELAGIFSHVVVDVSSISALCIRWYPKDQKKAPSKENRHRALDDIRESIEELRYYKANIFKPRIKK; encoded by the exons ATGGAGCAATTTGCGAACTCTTTTTCGGTGTTAGAACTTGACGCTGATGATAGTCACATTCAACCTCTTCCTTCAG GTAGTAGTGGCAAGAAAGCTAATGGCAACACTTTACCTACCAAAAAGGAGAAGCAAGATCAACAAAATCCAGTGACTTCTTCGAGTGAATACAGGTTACCTCTTGTCTGGATTGACTTGGAAATGACTG GTTTGAATATTGAAGTGGATAGAATATTGGAGATTGCTTGTATAATTACAGATGGAAATTTAGCCAAATCGGTGGag GGTCCTGATTTGGTCATACATCAAACAAAGGAGTGCCTTGACGCGATGGGAGAATGGTGTCAAAGTCATCATGCAGCTAGTG GGTTAACAAAAAAGGTGCTTCAAAGTACAGTTAGTGAAAGAGAAGCTGAGAAACAG GTTATTGAATTCGTTAAGAGGCATATTGGTACTTACACACCTCTCTTGGCAGGCAATTCAATATATGTGGATTTTCAATATCTGAAG AAATACATGCCAGAATTGGCGGGGATCTTCTCTCATGTGGTTGTTGATGTTAGTAGTATTTCAGCTCTTTGCATTCGCTGGTATCCTAAGG ATCAGAAGAAAGCACCTTCAAAAGAAAACAGGCACAGAGCCTTGGATGATATTAGAGAAAGCATTGAGGAACTTAGATACTATAAGGCAAACATTTTCAAGCCAAGAATCAAGAAATGA
- the LOC101495400 gene encoding uncharacterized protein isoform X2, whose translation MGKKKVQWFCTWIFGSIIFRLILIYFPRNLNLSSRPEVSTPLTSIRRLAEGYWLKQSSMSPYAGSMYHGSPLLLTLLGPLTVTRIEGQPDYLLCSLVFVMADVVTAMLICAAGKKLQAAYSSSLQFIGLHHLSENSDVLRSGEFAALVYLWNPFTIVACVGLSTSAIENLMVVLSLYGACARLAPVAAFGWVMATHLSLYPAILIIPLILLLGYGPDAPPRKLFWQRKNPEVDNPTSSDRSCLEDESINEKRMLNVFSWRPVVLLLFWALLWSSYVLVLCGIYVQQHGGLREMFKRVLRPLLIVEPDAIKFL comes from the exons ATGGGGAAGAAGAAGGTTCAATGGTTCTGCACTTGGATTTTTGGTTCCATAATTTTTAGACTCATTCTCATCTACTTCCCCAGAAACCTCAACCTCTCTTCTCGCCCTGAAGTCTCCACTCCTCTCACCAGCATTCGTCGCC TTGCCGAGGGTTACTGGTTGAAGCAGTCATCAATGTCACCTTATGCTG GTTCAATGTACCATGGTTCTCCTTTGTTGTTGACACTTCTCGGACCACTCACAGTTACAAG AATTGAAGGACAGCCTGATTATCTTTTATGCAG TTTGGTTTTTGTGATGGCAGATGTTGTCACTGCAATGCTCATTTGTGCTGCTGGTAAAAAACTTCAGGCGGCATACAGTTCAAGTTTACAATTCATTGGCCTTCATCACTTATCAGAGAATTCAG ATGTTCTTCGTTCAGGGGAATTTGCTGCTCTTGTATACTTGTGGAATCCTTTTACAATTGTTGCATGTGTTGGTCTATCTACTTCTGCAATTGAGAACCTGATGGTTGTGTTATCCCTTTATGGAGCATGCGCAC GACTAGCTCCGGTGGCAGCTTTTGGGTGGGTTATGGCTACGCATTTGTCTCTGTACCCAGCAATCCTTATTATCCCA CTAATATTGTTATTGGGGTATGGTCCTGATGCTCCTCCTAGGAAATTATTCTGGCAAAGGAAAAATCCTGAAGTTGATAATCCCACCTCAAGCGATAGGAGTTGTTTAGAAGATGAGTCGATCAATGAGAAAAGGATGCTGAATGTATTCTCATGGAGGCCAGTTGTTCTTTTATTGTTCTGGGCTTTGCTGTGGTCATCCTATGTTTTAGTCCTCTGTGGCATCTATGTCCAACAGCACGGTGGTCTACGGGAGATGTTCAAAAG AGTGTTAAGACCATTGCTTATAGTGGAACCTGATGCTATAAAGTTCCTGTGA
- the LOC101495400 gene encoding uncharacterized protein isoform X1, whose protein sequence is MGKKKVQWFCTWIFGSIIFRLILIYFPRNLNLSSRPEVSTPLTSIRRLAEGYWLKQSSMSPYAGSMYHGSPLLLTLLGPLTVTRIEGQPDYLLCSLVFVMADVVTAMLICAAGKKLQAAYSSSLQFIGLHHLSENSDVLRSGEFAALVYLWNPFTIVACVGLSTSAIENLMVVLSLYGACARLAPVAAFGWVMATHLSLYPAILIIPLILLLGYGPDAPPRKLFWQRKNPEVDNPTSSDRSCLEDESINEKRMLNVFSWRPVVLLLFWALLWSSYVLVLCGIYVQQHGGLREMFKRTYGFILTIQDLSPNIGALWYFFAEVFDFFRSFFLIVIHGNILLMIVPLALRLNHRPFFLAFVYIVISSMLKSYPSVSCFFSINFFFYLD, encoded by the exons ATGGGGAAGAAGAAGGTTCAATGGTTCTGCACTTGGATTTTTGGTTCCATAATTTTTAGACTCATTCTCATCTACTTCCCCAGAAACCTCAACCTCTCTTCTCGCCCTGAAGTCTCCACTCCTCTCACCAGCATTCGTCGCC TTGCCGAGGGTTACTGGTTGAAGCAGTCATCAATGTCACCTTATGCTG GTTCAATGTACCATGGTTCTCCTTTGTTGTTGACACTTCTCGGACCACTCACAGTTACAAG AATTGAAGGACAGCCTGATTATCTTTTATGCAG TTTGGTTTTTGTGATGGCAGATGTTGTCACTGCAATGCTCATTTGTGCTGCTGGTAAAAAACTTCAGGCGGCATACAGTTCAAGTTTACAATTCATTGGCCTTCATCACTTATCAGAGAATTCAG ATGTTCTTCGTTCAGGGGAATTTGCTGCTCTTGTATACTTGTGGAATCCTTTTACAATTGTTGCATGTGTTGGTCTATCTACTTCTGCAATTGAGAACCTGATGGTTGTGTTATCCCTTTATGGAGCATGCGCAC GACTAGCTCCGGTGGCAGCTTTTGGGTGGGTTATGGCTACGCATTTGTCTCTGTACCCAGCAATCCTTATTATCCCA CTAATATTGTTATTGGGGTATGGTCCTGATGCTCCTCCTAGGAAATTATTCTGGCAAAGGAAAAATCCTGAAGTTGATAATCCCACCTCAAGCGATAGGAGTTGTTTAGAAGATGAGTCGATCAATGAGAAAAGGATGCTGAATGTATTCTCATGGAGGCCAGTTGTTCTTTTATTGTTCTGGGCTTTGCTGTGGTCATCCTATGTTTTAGTCCTCTGTGGCATCTATGTCCAACAGCACGGTGGTCTACGGGAGATGTTCAAAAG AACTTATGGCTTCATTCTAACCATACAAGATCTATCTCCAAACATCGGAGCTTTGTG GTACTTTTTCGCAGAAGTTTTTGACTTCTTCAGAAGTTTCTTCCTGATAGTAATCCATGGGAATATTCTTTTGATGATAGTACCATTAGCCTTACGTCTTAATCACCGACCATTCTTTCTAGCTTTTGTATACATTGTGATTTCTTCCATGTTGAAGTCTTATCCTTCTGTAAGTTGTTTTTTCTCCATTAATTTCTTCTTTTACCTTGATTGA
- the LOC101489805 gene encoding calmodulin: protein MADQLTDEQISEFKEAFSLFDKDGDGCITTKELGTVMRSLGQNPTEAELQDMINEVDADGNGTIDFPEFLNLMARKMKDTDSEEELKEAFRVFDKDQNGFISAAELRHVMTNLGEKLTDEEVDEMIREADVDGDGQINYEEFVKVMMAK, encoded by the exons ATGGCCGATCAGCTCACCGATGAACAGATCTCAGAGTTCAAGGAGGCTTTCAGTCTCTTCGATAAGGATGGCGATG GTTGTATTACTACCAAGGAACTTGGGACTGTGATGCGGTCGCTTGGACAGAACCCAACTGAGGCCGAGTTGCAGGACATGATAAACGAGGTTGATGCTGACGGGAATGGTACCATTGATTTCCCTGAATTCCTCAACCTGATGGCCCGTAAGATGAAGGATACTGATTCGGAGGAGGAGCTTAAGGAAGCTTTCCGTGTGTTTGACAAGGATCAGAACGGTTTCATCTCAGCAGCTGAGCTTCGTCATGTTATGACAAACCTAGGCGAGAAGCTGACCGACGAAGAAGTGGATGAGATGATTCGTGAGGCTGATGTTGATGGTGATGGTCAGATCAACTATGAGGAGTTTGTCAAAGTCATGATGGCTAAGTAA
- the LOC101495728 gene encoding LOW QUALITY PROTEIN: plant UBX domain-containing protein 8-like (The sequence of the model RefSeq protein was modified relative to this genomic sequence to represent the inferred CDS: inserted 1 base in 1 codon), translating into MDSIECNGLIVAIVVYVYLTQDDEYLASLQADREKELKAMEEPEAAREEEXDEERRRAEESQRKLQEEQELETQLAAKEASLPPEPSSADDNAVTLLVKMPDGSRRGRRFLRFDKLQSLFDFIDIGRLVKPSSYRLVRPYPRRAFGVGESAVTLDELGLTNKQEALFLELV; encoded by the exons ATGGATTCGATAGAGTGCA ATGGTTTAATTGTGGCTATTGTTGTCTATGTTTATTTGACGCAGGATGATGAATACCTTGCATCATTACAAGCAGACAGAGAAAAAGAATTGAAGGCTATGGAGGAACCTGAGGCTGCTCGCGAAGAGG AAGACGAGGAAAGACGGAGAGCAGAAGAATCTCAAAGGAAGTTGCAGGAAGAGCAG GAATTGGAAACACAGTTAGCTGCCAAAGAAGCCTCTCTACCACCAGAACCATCCTCAGCTGATGATAATGCTGTGACCCTGCTGGTAAAAATGCCAGATGGCAGCCGTCGTGGCCGCCGATTCCTAAGATTTGATAAACTACAG TCTCTTTTCGACTTCATAGATATTGGTAGGCTGGTGAAACCTAGCAGTTACAGACTG GTGAGACCATATCCTAGGCGTGCCTTTGGTGTTGGAGAAAGTGCTGTGACACTTGATGAACTTGGCCTAACCAACAAGCAAGAAGCTTTGTTTTTGGAGTTAGTCTGA